The following are encoded together in the Streptomyces sp. NBC_01465 genome:
- a CDS encoding TetR/AcrR family transcriptional regulator, with translation MTELGTTDRRLLRGAQTRQTIARHAADVASAEGLAGLSIGRLATDLGLSKSGVQTLFGTKEKLQIAAAGAAREAFLEAVVRPAAAAPRGAAGLRALTERWIAYAETPLFPGGCFWVANLADFDSRPGEVRDVLFGHHRDWLAAIAGELREAVRTGEIAELDVDLAAFQIDAVLSAANIALRTGDSGATDRVRRVVEAFLAGGPA, from the coding sequence CAGGCAGACGATCGCCCGTCACGCCGCCGACGTGGCCTCCGCCGAGGGACTGGCCGGGCTCAGCATCGGCCGCCTCGCCACCGATCTCGGGCTCAGCAAGAGCGGGGTGCAGACCCTCTTCGGTACGAAGGAGAAGCTGCAGATCGCCGCCGCCGGAGCCGCTCGCGAGGCATTTCTGGAGGCTGTCGTGCGCCCCGCGGCCGCCGCCCCGCGCGGCGCCGCAGGACTGCGCGCGCTGACCGAGCGCTGGATCGCGTACGCCGAGACACCCCTCTTCCCCGGCGGTTGCTTCTGGGTGGCCAATCTCGCCGACTTCGACAGCCGGCCGGGGGAGGTCCGTGACGTGCTCTTCGGTCACCACCGCGACTGGCTCGCGGCCATCGCGGGCGAGCTGCGCGAGGCTGTCCGTACGGGCGAGATCGCCGAGCTCGACGTCGACCTCGCGGCCTTCCAGATCGACGCGGTGCTCTCCGCGGCGAACATCGCCCTGCGCACCGGCGACAGCGGTGCCACGGACAGGGTGCGTCGGGTGGTCGAAGCGTTCCTCGCCGGGGGCCCGGCTTAA
- a CDS encoding serine hydrolase domain-containing protein — protein sequence MTSSAIPELLPSTRRALLHRIAVGQTEGRAPSLVGAVMRDGQMVWSGARSCVEGHDPDADTQYRIGSITKTFTAVVVMRLRDEGLLDLGDQLEKHLPGTGVGDVTIAQLLAHTAGMPAETPGEWWERTPGTDRPELADVLGERPGMHPVGRLHHYSNPGYTLLGSLIEAVRGEPWADVVRREVCLPLGMERTSAQPEAPAAGGWAVHPWADVMLPEPTEDLGLMAPAGQLWSTAGDLCRFGAFLAAGDEQVLSADSVREMRTPAAPPGDGEWDGGYGLGVQLSRRDGRSLAGHTGSLPGFVATLWVSVDDGVAAVALANATSGAAVGAVAADLLRITADAEPRIPEPWRPLPEIDPKLLELAGPWYWGTHSYALRVAADGGVELGPLRGTGRSSRFRAEADGTWTGLDGYYLGETLRAVRREDGSVSHLDLGSFVYVREPYEAGGAVPGGGVDQAGWRGLPR from the coding sequence ATGACTTCTTCCGCGATTCCCGAACTCCTTCCCTCCACCCGGCGGGCCCTGCTGCACCGCATCGCCGTCGGACAGACCGAGGGGCGCGCCCCTTCGCTGGTCGGGGCGGTGATGAGGGACGGGCAGATGGTGTGGTCCGGGGCCCGCAGCTGTGTGGAGGGGCACGATCCGGATGCGGACACGCAGTATCGGATCGGGTCGATCACCAAGACCTTCACGGCGGTTGTGGTGATGCGGCTGCGCGACGAGGGGCTCCTCGACCTCGGGGATCAGCTGGAGAAGCATCTGCCGGGCACGGGTGTCGGGGACGTGACGATCGCTCAGCTGCTCGCCCACACGGCCGGGATGCCGGCGGAGACCCCGGGCGAGTGGTGGGAGCGGACGCCGGGCACGGACCGCCCGGAGCTCGCCGATGTGCTGGGCGAGCGGCCGGGAATGCACCCGGTGGGACGGCTCCACCACTACTCCAACCCCGGTTACACGCTGCTGGGTTCCCTGATCGAGGCGGTGCGCGGCGAGCCGTGGGCCGATGTGGTGCGGCGGGAGGTCTGTCTGCCGCTGGGCATGGAGCGTACGAGCGCACAGCCCGAGGCGCCGGCCGCGGGCGGCTGGGCCGTGCACCCCTGGGCCGATGTGATGCTGCCGGAGCCCACCGAGGACCTGGGGCTGATGGCGCCTGCGGGACAACTGTGGTCCACAGCGGGCGACTTGTGCCGCTTTGGTGCATTTCTGGCCGCGGGCGACGAGCAGGTGCTGAGCGCCGATTCCGTACGGGAGATGCGGACGCCCGCGGCGCCCCCCGGCGACGGGGAGTGGGACGGCGGCTACGGGCTCGGGGTGCAGCTGTCGCGGCGCGACGGGCGCTCGCTGGCGGGGCACACAGGGTCGCTGCCGGGGTTCGTCGCCACGCTCTGGGTGAGCGTGGACGACGGGGTGGCGGCCGTGGCGCTGGCCAATGCGACGTCGGGGGCGGCGGTCGGCGCGGTGGCGGCGGATCTGCTGCGGATCACCGCTGACGCGGAGCCGAGGATTCCGGAGCCGTGGCGGCCGCTGCCGGAGATCGACCCGAAGCTCCTGGAGCTGGCCGGCCCCTGGTACTGGGGGACTCACTCCTACGCGCTGCGCGTGGCGGCGGACGGCGGGGTCGAGCTCGGACCGCTGCGCGGCACCGGGCGGAGCTCGCGCTTCCGGGCGGAGGCGGACGGGACGTGGACCGGGCTCGACGGTTACTACCTGGGGGAGACGCTGCGGGCCGTGCGGCGCGAGGACGGCTCGGTGAGCCATCTGGATCTGGGCTCGTTCGTCTACGTACGCGAGCCGTACGAGGCCGGGGGCGCGGTCCCCGGCGGCGGCGTGGACCAGGCCGGCTGGCGCGGCCTACCCCGCTGA